TTAAGCATAAGGGCAAATTGGATATTTATATGTTTCAGTCTTAAAGGACACATGCAAGAGTTCCGTGATAGAATGGACAGCTTCATCCATTGGAAGGTAAAACGCGTTTCAAGCTGATCTTTGTGTCTTTTTATTAGGACAGCAGTTCTTACAACGTAAACAAACTATCCTTGAAAAGTCTAAATTACAGAAGCAGCCATGAAATGGAacgttcaaaaataattttctttctcaagACAGAAGTGTGAAAAGTCAAGCCGGAAGTGATTCACTTGATGACTTCTAATACCGGGCTCTAAGTCAGGCATTACATGACACGGAAGGGTAAAGACCTACTGCAAAAGCAATGGAAGGAgtagaaggaaaaggaaaacaatcatGCCCTTACGCTTAAACTTTTCCATTTCAGACACCATATCTTCACTTCActggtttcttttctttgatacTTGGTGAAAAATGCAATACTCGTACCTTTGTTTCACCTTCATCTTGTTGACAATCAGTTTCAAGGCTCCCTTCACAAGATCTGAGAATTTCTCATGCAATTCAAATGATCTTAGATCCTTAACTAACTTCTCCAGATCCATAGACTATGGGCTTGATTGGAATACGTCAGACTCAAATTGTTGCACTTGGATAGGAGTCACCTGTGACAATTCCACTGTTTCGAGTAAAAGGGTAGTCAGGTTAGAACTTGGGAGCAAAAGACTCAACGGAATAATTAGCGAGTCCTTGGCAGGTTTGGATCAGCTGAGTATACTGAACCTCTCTCAGAATTTCCTTCATGGATACCTTCCAGACAGATTACTCCACCTGCAGAATCTTGAGATCATTGACTCCAGCAATAATGATCTTGTCGGTCCATTACCAGGAGGTAGCAATTTATCCTCGATCAGGTATGTTGACATTTCAGCGAACAATTTTAATGGTTCTGTCGATGCAGCGCTTTGTGAGAGCTCATCATATATTCACACGCTCAATCTTGGAAACAACTATTTCACTGGTGAAGTTCCAGCAAACTTTGGAAGGTGTTCTTCTCTGCAGCAACTCTTTCTTAATGACAATCACCTCTCAGGAAATCTCCCTAAAAGCCTCTGCCAACTGCGAAATCTTCGTATATTGCACCTTCAGCATAATTTAGTTTCTGGGCCACTAAATGATGAGATTGGTAAACTTTCCAACCTTGTGGAATTGGATATCTCCTCCAATAAGTTTTCTGGAATTCTTCCAGATGTTTTTGAGAGGCTTAAGCTTGAGAATTTCTTTGCCAGCTCAAACAACTTCAGTGGCCATTTGCCCATGTCATTGGTAAATTCTCCATATATTGTAATTCTGAATTTGAACAACAACACCCTTAATGGTCCAATCAATCTCAATTGCTCTGCAATGGTTCATCTCATCTCTGTCGATCTTGGTTCTAATAATTTCCATGGTCCGCTGCCTGATGTTATTTCCTCTTGCCAGAGACTGACCAATCTGAATCTTGCTCGTAATAACCTTGGTGGTGAAGTTCCTTTTGCGTTCAAGAATCTCCAAGCCCTAAGATCCCTCTCACTCTCAAACAACAGCCTTGTTAACATATCATCAGCCCTAGCAATTCTACAACATTGCAGAAACTTAACTTCACTGTTCCTTAGTTTTAACTTTCACGGTGAACAAATGCCCAGAAATGTGAATTTTCACTTCAGGAACCTCAGGGCACTTGCTATTCCTAATTGTGAACTTACAGGTTCCATTCCAACATGGCTGAGTGGCAGCAAGATGTTGCAACTTTTGGATTTGTCATGGAATAGATTGTATGGAACTATTCCCTTCTGGTTCCATAAGTTCAAGTATCTCTTTTACATGGATCTGTCGAACAATTCTTTCACTGGTGAAGTACCTGAGAGCTTGACAGAGCTACAGGGCCTGATCAACATGAAAATATCATCAGAAGGACTTTCTTTAGGCTTCCCACTTTTCTTGTTCGTAGCAGATGGTGCAAAACTCAAGTATAAAGGTATTTGGGGCTTACGACCAACTTTGGACTTGAGTTACAATAAGCTCACAGGACCCTTATGGCCAGGTTTTGGAAATTTGAAAGAACTCCACGTTCTGAAGCTGCAAGAAAATCATCTCTCAGGAACCATTCCCGATAGTTTCTCAGGCATGACAAACTTGGAAGTGTTGGACTTATCCTATAATGATTTATCAGGAGAAATACCTCTCTCACTGGAAAAGCTCAGTTTTCTGTCGAAGTTCAGCATTGCATACAATCAATTGCACGGAGATATCCCTACAGGAGGCCAGTTCCTGACATTTCCACCTTCAAGCTTTGAGGGAAACAAAGGTCTGCGTGAACAACAGCTTACTCCTTTTCAGCCTCAGCAGGCTCCTCATGATGTTCAGCTGGCTGATGAAGAAATGACTATAATCGGTTTGCAATTTGGACTTGGAGTTATGACTGGGTTCCTTTTCACTGTCACCTTATGCTTCGCATCCGGCTGGGTGTTTGCAAAGACATGATAAACAAGCATCAAACTCAGTGAGTTGAGTACCAAATGTAGCAGGAGTTAAGTCTAAACAGAAGTGGCCATAATGGCATTTAGATCTGACAAGGAAGGTGGCCCTTGTCATTTTTGTAAATGTAGATTTGGGAAGTTCTATGTAATATATCTCCTGTTTCTTCTCATCTTTCCACTTGTTCAGTTTGCCAAGTATATATCTCAAACCACACATCAAAACAGTTGAGCTTTCTGCTTGTTGAAAATGCCTTCTAATACTATTCAGTGAATAAATACATTTCTGAGGATTGCAGGCCTTGTTCACCTAGGAATGTTAAGGGAGTTTCTGACATCAATTCCCTCTACTACTCACAAACCTCTCCCCGAtaattgtttcttctttttaggcACTTCTCTTCACTTTCTCTCCCCCTCTTTCACTCCTTTTTTCAgggttaaaaaataagattatatcATGAACGGTATAAGAAGGCAAAgagtacataaaaaaaaaacgaaatatTGAAAAAAGGGATAGAGATAACAATTTCAGAGTGCCCCCCCTGTAAAAACAACACACCATTTAGAtttcttctctatttaattttaattaataatcccAACTAATAATTCgaagaaattattaaatccaaaagaGCTTATATTGCCAAGCTGAATCCTGAATCATTATAATATACTACTGATTTATCTTATTAAGATAAATGCACTCTTCCatccaaaaattatatatataaaaaagctttGCATTTATTTAACTCTGATAACTAATATGGCGGGTACCCCTTAATCAGCCAACACACTATCTTTTTTCCTGCATTATAATATATCAGTATTCTACAGGTAAGTCCAGAGCAGAAACATCATGATAAACATTGTGGTTGGAGACGGGAAAAATCCCACAAATAAAGAATACATTATAATAAATGCCGCTTAAccttcctttctctttcccATTGTGAATCTTCCTTCTCTTTCCCATGGTATTCCACGAAACCATAGTGGTCCGAAACTGATTTGCGAGGGGATGTTCGCGGTAATTGAGGGGCACTGGTTGCTGGGTAATTTGTTGGCGTGGAGGAGCTGTTGCGGCTGTGGTGGTCGTTTTGTGTGGTTTGGGATGAGGAATAGAAATGGGAGGAGTTGTTGTTATGTTGTTTGCGGTGGTTGATTCTGTGTTGTGGTTGATTTGTCAGGGAGCTGTTCGACGAAGGAGAGAGGCTGAGATGTGGAGTTTCGCCATACTTGTctgattcttctttttcttcgatGGAAATTTTGAGGCGTAGGCATACGCACACCTACCATCATAACAAGCAGGTGGTGGATAATGCCATCGTATCGTGCACACCGAAGGCCCAAGAAGACAACACAAAATGCCTCAATAATGGTGGGTCATGAATCATGACACCTGAACTCCATCAAAACATGTACAAGTACGTTTTGTTTTTATGCACCAGGAAGAGCATACTGGAAGCTTGAGATCTCAAGAAAGCTTGGATTCTATTTCATAGCAGTACTATTACACATAAATGATCCAGACGAGAAAAAGCTAAAAAACCAGAGCAAAGACAGTTTAATCCAGTCTAAGATTGCATATGGATATCAGTCAAACTACAGCGaccaaatagaaaaacaaaaaggcctAACACATGTTCTAGATGATTCCCTTGATACTCTCTGACTGCAAATTAACTGCAGTTTATACAAACATCATCAACTCGGGCCTACTATAGACGTTATCCTGCTCATCCTCCAGTATAGGATAAGCTGCCACAAGAGCATCCTGAGCTCCAATATACAGTGAATTGTATATCTTCCAGTATACTTCCCTGACCTTCCGGGCAGGATGGAACAGCCCCTGAAGACAGTAGTTCAACACCACAGCAGCACCTAAGGCCACCCTCATTCCTTCAATGGCTTCAGTGACAGCATTTATCACATGAGGGGAAGTCTCAAATATGTTGGGCCACACATAGTTAAGCAAGTGGACCAATGCATCTTCACAACCCAAACCAGCCACACCCAAAGCCATATGCTTAACAGCGGAAGCTGCAGTCTGCCTGTGAACTAAATCTCGGTCCATGAGTGCATCCTCAAGTAATGGAGTCACTGCATAGATATAGTCTTTACCCATTTCACCAATGTACTCAAACAGGAAAGAGAGGGATTTTAAGACACCATTCTGCACATTAAGCTCTGGGACACGATATTCATTCATCAAGGCAGGCAAGACTGTAAAAGGTGAACAGGTTTCTGCAACTATAGCAATTGCAACAGTTGTGCAAACACGGTTTTGGCGCTCCTGGACCTTGAGATTATTTAACAATGTCGCCAAGACATCCTGCGGTCCAATGGCCTTAGCAATGTAACCAAAAGTGTTCACAGTAGCACGCCGAATGCCCTTCTTGTGGGCCTTAAGCATCTCAAGAAGCTCAAAACAAATCCTCATCCACTCCCTGGCAGGAACAAACTCAGCTCCACGATCAGCAATTCGACCAACAAGGTCAATACAGTTCTCCTGGACTTTCTCATGCCTATTCTTCAGAATTGGTGTCAGTCTTGGAAGCAAGTCCTTAATAGGAGGAGTCATTTTGGTCATACCAATGACATTGACAATTGCTTTGAGAGCTCCTAGAATTGAACCAAGAACTTCAGGGTATTCTTCTCCCAAATACTCATACAACACAACACCAAGATGACCCATCAGTTGTTCCTCCTGACATTGCTTCATGACAACAGCAATCCTAGAAATAAGATCAGCAGCTTGCTGTCGCACTTTAGCGCTCTTGTTGTTCAAGCGCCACTTAATGGTACCACAAATCTGGGGAAGGTAAGGTTTCACTCTCTGTCCAAGAGAATTGACAACTGCACCAAACCCATTAAGCATCACATTAGCATCATCACTGGTCTGCTCTTGGAAAGCATAGAGAATGCCATCAATCAAAAGCTCTTCCAACCTAGAATCAATATCAGATGCACCCATGTTTGCAACAACCTTCTCAATTGTTTCCATAACCATGCGCCTATATGGTTCActctcatctttcagatcctcaACAATTCTGCCAGCAATATCTTTAACACCAACCTTGTCAGCAATCTCAACAGTTGTTTCCACGAGTTGCCTATAATTTCTCCTATCCAAGGCCATCCTTCTAACCCAGAAGTTCCTAAAGAACTCAGGAAGAATATCAGAACGTATATATTCAGCCTCCACGCCCTCTGTACTCACACATTGCTTAACCACTTTCAACACaatcttcttcatttcttcatCAGGTGACTGAAACTCACGTATCAGA
This genomic interval from Populus alba chromosome 1, ASM523922v2, whole genome shotgun sequence contains the following:
- the LOC118055320 gene encoding phytosulfokine receptor 1, with translation MQYSYLCFTFILLTISFKAPFTRSENFSCNSNDLRSLTNFSRSIDYGLDWNTSDSNCCTWIGVTCDNSTVSSKRVVRLELGSKRLNGIISESLAGLDQLSILNLSQNFLHGYLPDRLLHLQNLEIIDSSNNDLVGPLPGGSNLSSIRYVDISANNFNGSVDAALCESSSYIHTLNLGNNYFTGEVPANFGRCSSLQQLFLNDNHLSGNLPKSLCQLRNLRILHLQHNLVSGPLNDEIGKLSNLVELDISSNKFSGILPDVFERLKLENFFASSNNFSGHLPMSLVNSPYIVILNLNNNTLNGPINLNCSAMVHLISVDLGSNNFHGPLPDVISSCQRLTNLNLARNNLGGEVPFAFKNLQALRSLSLSNNSLVNISSALAILQHCRNLTSLFLSFNFHGEQMPRNVNFHFRNLRALAIPNCELTGSIPTWLSGSKMLQLLDLSWNRLYGTIPFWFHKFKYLFYMDLSNNSFTGEVPESLTELQGLINMKISSEGLSLGFPLFLFVADGAKLKYKGIWGLRPTLDLSYNKLTGPLWPGFGNLKELHVLKLQENHLSGTIPDSFSGMTNLEVLDLSYNDLSGEIPLSLEKLSFLSKFSIAYNQLHGDIPTGGQFLTFPPSSFEGNKGLREQQLTPFQPQQAPHDVQLADEEMTIIGLQFGLGVMTGFLFTVTLCFASGWVFAKT